The following DNA comes from Rosa rugosa chromosome 5, drRosRugo1.1, whole genome shotgun sequence.
AAAACTCGCCGGAAATCTCTAAAAAGGTTGTTGTAGATCTTATATGAGGTcagagaggtttattgccccctgaATAACctgtattgcccctcaatagacgcctattgccccccaatatatgtctattgccctctaatacccatttattttttaaaattagacaaataaaactttgattaaagaaaaaaaatgaggagattacatcaattcaaatcgtctactgcctcccaatagacgtctattgccccctgataattttttttttctttgttctttcctTCTAGGCCTTCTGCCCCACTttaccaaaataaataaattaattaaattctgcactcattttacaaaaaaaaaaaaaaaaacgatttgGGCACCTAAGTCAAAAGCTGGAAAACTCTTCTCAACAGTTACATTACTTGCATCTTTCTCCAACTCAAACTCCTCTAACTCTAAACCACCAGTATCATTAACCACGATCCCCACTACACCAACAACATCAAACTTCCCAGACTCCGAATCATTTGAACTAGAAACATTACCCAACAATGTGACCACTGAAGCTGAACCAGTATCAGCAGGTGAAAAGTAAACATTTTTACCAAACGGAAGCTCAAAACACTGATTCACAACTACAATAACAACCGCCACACCGATTATCAACACCAGTCTCCGGATTTCAAAGTTGCATAGTCTCTGGGTTAGAGCAGCAACACCCATTTTTGTATGTACAATTCAAacagctgaaaaaaaaaaatcaagacttTACATCATTATTCCCCATTACATCTCCTAAATCTTAACCCATTTGCCAGACAAGGAATTATATTTAGCCAAATAAGAAAATCAAATGAAGAACTACTAGAGAGAGTACCTTGAAATGGGTTTTGGGTGAGCCCAGAAGAGACCTCATTACGTTTCTCGTCGGTGTTCGGAGCTCCGACTCCAAAGTAGTTGCATCTGGTCGAGCTGGTCCAAAGTAGATCATTCAATCAATCACAGCCTTTGAGACGACGACGCCGGTGATGCCGAAGACAAAGTCGGTGCTGGAAAACAACGGGGAAGAAGGCCGACGGAGGGATTAGTGCGGGGAAGAAGGTTCAGATCGGACTCAGAGCTTTTGTAATTAAGATCCTCCTCCTCGTCGTCGACAACATCCTTgcatagagaaagagagagagatggatccTCGTCGTCGGCGTCGGCGTCGGCGTCGGGATCCTCCtccttgcagagagagagagatggatccTCGGGTCGTCGTCAATGTCCTTGCAGAGAAAGAGATcggtgatgagagagaaagtgagagagaggGTCGTCGACGTCTtccttgcagagagagagagagagtcgacatcgtccttgcagagagagatcgatgatgAGAGAGAGTCGGCGAGAGAGATAAAGGTGGCAACCTGTTAgagatggcaaaaatccccagcggggcggagctccattggatacccgcccctaatggggggagaattcggggacaaatggggaatggggattgggatccccaatccccactatctaagattggggatggggcggggatggtattgtgatctccatccccaaacccgccccaataatatatacatgtatttaacttgtatatattttaatttattgtttataatataaatcgcaaatatatacatttatcaCTTTACTTTAATATCTACACTTTTATTTTAAtgatgttttgacttttgcactcattgaattatgatttatgaatttaattatattttaaatttatttgttgtagattttgattttaaaaaaggcaatatgagaaaaaattattttatttattaaattcttattggggatttggggcgggtttggagacttagtccccaatggggatggggacggggaatccccaatatatttttattggggattggggcggggatgggggtagagaatgaccctggggatggggatggtattgtgatccccatccccaacccgccccattgccatccctacaacctgtgatttttaattttttggagCCCAAAATCGTCATTTAGCTATCaagtggggttagtgggaacaaaattttgttggtggtgtaagtgggctaattttagtctattttggggctatgggtcaaggacccttttctTTAATTAGTAGTACTTAAAAGCAAAGGAACTGTAAAGTGAGATTGCAAGAGAGGGGGGGAGAGAATTAAGAGGAAAGGAACTGTAAATTGAGATCGCAGGGTAGAGAGAATTAAGATGAAGTTTCAGATGAGGAGAAAGATGGACTTGAAATGATGGATAAGAGTCAAGGAATGGATGAGACGAAATTATCTATACCAAAAAGCTTCACGACATGATGGATAAGAGTCAAGGAATGGATGAGACGAAATTATCTATACCAAAAAGCTTCACGACATGATGGATAAGAGTCAAGGAATGGATGAGACGAAATTATCTATACCAAAAAGCCTCACGACAGAGAAGTTGACGGCATTATTAACGACGGGTATGAAAGTTATTCAGTAAAAGTTAATTGAGATACAAAACTTATAGTTTACAAATTTAAGCTACTAAAGTGTCGAATGACTTAAAATTCGGAGATTGTTTGTGACATTTTCtctaacataaaaaataaacttCTACAGTAACAATTCATCATTCACCACCGAATTCCTTAATTGTTTTACTAAATTTACTTAAGGTCACTTTACCTTTCTCACAACTAAAAACAGGGTGTTACACAAGATGTAATACAAAGAAAGTAACCAACTACATACAATGGATTCAGAATGCATGCTTTAGAACTTCAAAATCTGAAGAGAGGAAAATAAGGTAACAGGGCTGCAGTTAACTAACACCAAGTACCCAATAACATTGAACTGCCTGTTGACTTGTGATCTATTAGAAGGGCAAATTGATCTAATGCCCAGCATTATGGGAGCCCAATATTCTTATGCTTACAATGGAAGACAAGTCCTATTAGCAATTCTACAACTTGGAAGAAGGCTTTTTCGAACTCCGACCGGCTATAAACTCTTGCATCTTCTTAAACTGATCCTTGGTCATTCCATTGTAATATTCATGAGCCCTCTCCTGAAAATAACAGTCACGGAATGCATATATATGCATCAGTATTTCATATTGTCATGAAGAAGAACAGCTACTGGCAAAGCAACAAGGGCATAATTAACAACACTACATACGGTTTGATGCAGCTTCCAGAATTTGCTTTTCACATTCTTTCAGTATATAGGAACATATAGAAGCATACTAAGAGTCTAAAGTTTACTCGTACGCCAAAATCACTTACAGCTGTGAATGACTCACTAAACTCTTCTAAATGCATTCGCTAACAAGACGATGATGACAATTCATATAAAAAAATCTTTTGTTAGAAAACTAGCAATGTTACcataattttaattaaaacctACAATAGTTGATTACAGAAAAACTGGTTTGAATGTGAACCCCCAATAGGCCAATATATCTCCTTCCACAACTCGCCAACAAACAGAACTCATACTCTGTGACTGTATGCATCTTCAAGTTGCAAAGGCGATGAACCATCACAATAACTATAAGGTGATGTTTGATTGGACGATTGGAAAAAAGTAGTTTTTAAAATGAGACTGTGTGAACCATTGAATCAAGCAAAGAGTGGAATTGGAAAAACATGGAGTATAATTGATTCCATTCCTATTTTATACTGATTCCATTCCTATCTCTAATTTTTTTGGTTCACAACCAAAACATGGAGTTTATTCCATTACTCGTGTCGTTCCATCAccattctcattctcattccTATCCAATCTCACcccaccaaccaaacatcagCTCAATCATAGCGTAACATCTTTTGTTTTCCAGATATTCGAAGAAACACCATCTCATGGTGAGAAGTAATATGGTAAAAATCAACTAATATCTCATTACACCAACCAAACATGACCTGATGTCCTCGTAATCTCATGTTTTCCAGAATTCCAAACTAACTATTTCACTAAAAGTTAGTATGTATAAAACCCACAAAACTAGGTTGAAATTACATACCTTTTCTAGTGTAAGAGCATGACCCAGGTCCACCTTAAGCCCATCATTAATAACAGCCTTGTACCTCAACACCAGGTCCTGGTTATTCTTCACAATGGCCCCAGCTACTTCCCGCGCTTTCTTCAGCAACTCACTCTCCTCCACAACATGGTTCACAAACCCCAACCTCTCACCCACCTCCGCCGTTAGCGGCGTCGCCGTCAGCGACACCTCACGCGCTTTGTTGGCCCCTATTATCCTCGAAAGCTTCTGAGACAAACCCCACGACGGAAATATCCCAAATCTATTCCAAAATAGCAATGAAAATTCACCGTCAACGAAATTCGGAATTCGGATTCTGGTCGGAATGGATCCGAATCGAAAGAAAGGGATTCAAACTGACCTGGCATGAGTGTCGATGAACTTCGCTCCTTTAGCGGCGACGATGATGTCACAGGCGAGCGCGATTTCGAATCCGGCGGTGACCGCGAAGCCGTTGATGGCGGCGATGATGGGCTTTTTGCACCGCTCCATTTGGGCCACCGGGTCGGCCTCGATGTCCTTGACGTCGCCTTTGAAAACGTCCTCGGCAGCGGTGAGATCGACGCCGGAGCAGAAGGCCCGACCCGCACCCGAAAGAACAATGACCCGGACCGAATCGTCTTGATTCAGGGACTTGATGGCCCGGGCGAGATCCGTGATCATAGCCTTGGTCAGCGAGTTGAGCAACTTGGGACGGTTGATCGTGACGAAGGCGACTCCGTCCGATTCGCGGTTGACGAGAATGAGATTTTCCGGCGAAGATTGTTTCCCGTCCATTTTTACAAGTACGAAGTTGAATAGTGATTGCAGTGAGGATCGATTTTAATGATTATGGTGGGAGTTTTGAAGTGCGTGCGTGGATGCCTTATCGGTGACGTCACTAGCCGCCAAACGTATTGGGTATGGCCGTATGGGCGGCTAAAAGGAGCTATAGGCTATAGGACCAAGTCTCCAGTCACCCTACATTACATTATGACTATGGCTTGGAGGCTACAAATACGTAGCAAACTAATTAATTGTCGTTTTGTGAAAGTAACTACTAGATTTTAGTCTAGGGTTCCCATAGAGCACAGCCGCAAAGCTAACCGTCGTGTTCGTGCAACTACGTTCGTTCGGCAGCGCGCGGCGTCTGATCGAGCCTTCGGGTTGTGCTTGATGCATGTGGACTGCTGCCGGACTGGCACTAGATGTTTTGGGCTCATGAGCGTGTTCTCATCGAGTGTGGCTTTCTTGGAAGCTTGGCAGGATAGGCTATTATGGTGGTTTCGGTGCCACCCTGAAGCACGGTGGTTGGACTGGTCCGATCTAGAGCTTGCGGTGCTTGGAGGAAGTGATCGTGCGACGCTTGGAGGACGGGATCTTGGTCAGCGTCTTTCATGCGACGGTGGTCGGCGTGGCAACTTCTGGATTCGGCGCAGGTCGGCAGAGCATGGCATGGCGTGGCGTGGCGTGTCGACTACGACGACGACGGCGAGGCGGTTGATCTTCTGTTGTGGCGTAGGGGGTGCACTGGGCCTAGTTGTGGGCCGTGCTGCTAGGGTTTTGAGGAGCACAATCTTTGGGCTGCTCTATGGGCTTGAGTGATTGGGGTCTTTTTTGGCCTCTCCTATGTTAGTAATTTGTTTTACCTTCAATAATTTCCTAAGTTTTAGGGACCAAAGCCTTTATGCTTAGCCTACAGAATGATCGGCAATTCTACACATCTAGGTGCAAGGTTCTTTGGTGTACCGCAATTGAGCGCACTGGCACCGGGAACTTTGTCTGCTATTATTTTTAGTATATAATTTTGTTGTTATGCTAGGCTTCTGAAATGGAGCGGAATTTTTTAAGTGTAATGACACCTATCACTCCTGGTGGGAGCTATGTATCGTGTCATTCTAGCCTGAGCTTGCTATAAATGAAACTATTatcttccttcaaaaaaaaaaaaaaaaaaaaactactagaTTTTAGTATATATCGAAAAAACAACTACATTTTAAGTGATCATGAAGAGCCGTTTGCTCTCTCCAAATTCTAGCCGTCATGGCTTGGAGTTTCGTCCACGTCGTAAGATGTTGGTTTTAGATCAATCTATCAGGAGATTCTCTGTCCGTCTCTCGCTATCTATTGGACAACGCCAGGGTCGATCAGTGTCGGCAGGCATCAAGACACTCGCGGTGTATGCTGGTTTTAAAATCACTGGGGGTTATCGCATCTCACCAATGTACAGGTGCAGTCGCCGACATTTTTGCTTTGGGGCTCTTAGAATTGGCTGCCTCAGGCGTTGGGCTTTGGGTGTTTTGGGTAACATGGTTGGTAAGGAAGTTTCGTCCACATAAGGCACGTCTCAAATCTGATCAAACCTACCTGCAAAATCAAGATTGGAACCTGATCGATGTTTTTAAGTCCTTTTCGGATTTGGACTTGGGATCCAGATCGTGTGAGAGGTTTGATTCTTTTTGGATTTTCCCCTTCACTTCATCTGATGAACAATAGTTTTGAGCTTGATTTTTTGGTGGATTAATGAATTCTACGTATACTGTATGAGTCTCTGTATCAACGTGTTGTGAGTAGTATAATTGCGTGCTTGTAGGCGAGCATTTTGATTTGTGCTGGGGCGGGTATAATATGGATCAATCTGCTACTTTCTTCTTTAAAGTAGTCCATAGTTGTttaattcacaactctcaaGATCATGATAATGATTCCCACAATCTTGTTGGTAATTatttgggaaaattttgcaaacagtacacgaagtaaatgccactaataatt
Coding sequences within:
- the LOC133710223 gene encoding probable enoyl-CoA hydratase 1, peroxisomal, which translates into the protein MDGKQSSPENLILVNRESDGVAFVTINRPKLLNSLTKAMITDLARAIKSLNQDDSVRVIVLSGAGRAFCSGVDLTAAEDVFKGDVKDIEADPVAQMERCKKPIIAAINGFAVTAGFEIALACDIIVAAKGAKFIDTHARFGIFPSWGLSQKLSRIIGANKAREVSLTATPLTAEVGERLGFVNHVVEESELLKKAREVAGAIVKNNQDLVLRYKAVINDGLKVDLGHALTLEKERAHEYYNGMTKDQFKKMQEFIAGRSSKKPSSKL